The following are encoded in a window of Acropora muricata isolate sample 2 chromosome 6, ASM3666990v1, whole genome shotgun sequence genomic DNA:
- the LOC136919385 gene encoding rho GTPase-activating protein syd-1-like — protein sequence MAVRQEDAKKKPLAANGRALSSTGKLVDEDIVEQLRRYSSVSQEDFEKMRLAEKEDEFFAIRKATDITETDTQGDPCPPLPIKIIQGTFRHLLGVREACSKNGTFLQRTIELRRKPGETLGFYIRQGDGWEREQGIFVSRVVLGTDVDVFELLRVGDEIVKVNKVDVRTMSIQDVSALMQMTKRLILTVKVLTPVTAMANKRLAMSKDNHILGLKSLSPRTSRPSRSEGGSSSESASNSNRQPPDRRMSGDRRLNNSASLSHQANYKVANLVIGKNKDTMSSGNPQSLTSSVYRGSRRSSKSPVAGRRALSPIRETSTDLFNSDNEDRMSLHERGRNSRAASVVSWSDQYCSASGASSPVKHKPSDRRRSEAQSARPK from the coding sequence ATGGCTGTGCGACAAGAGGACGCCAAGAAGAAGCCGTTGGCGGCTAACGGGAGAGCGCTTTCCTCGACCGGCAAATTGGTGGACGAAGATATTGTCGAACAACTTCGACGCTATAGCAGTGTGTCCCAGGAAGACTTTGAGAAAATGAGACTAGCTGAGAAAGAAGATGAATTTTTTGCGATCAGAAAAGCAACCGACATCACGGAGACAGACACACAGGGAGATCCTTGTCCACCACTTCCGATAAAGATTATTCAAGGAACCTTTCGGCACTTACTCGGTGTACGCGAAGCGTGCTCCAAGAATGGAACATTTTTGCAGCGTACGATCGAATTACGGCGGAAGCCAGGGGAGACGCTAGGATTTTATATTCGTCAAGGCGATGGCTGGGAAAGGGAGCAAGGAATTTTTGTATCTCGTGTGGTTCTTGGCACGGACGTGGACGTTTTTGAGCTGTTACGGGTTGGCGACGAGATTGTTAAAGTGAATAAAGTTGACGTGAGAACAATGAGTATACAAGATGTGAGCGCACTTATGCAGATGACGAAACGGCTTATTCTCACGGTCAAGGTACTAACACCGGTTACAGCGATGGCCAACAAGCGACTAGCAATGAGTAAAGACAATCATATCCTCGGCTTGAAATCTTTAAGTCCGAGAACTTCAAGACCTTCGAGATCCGAAGGTGGTTCTTCATCCGAATCAGCTTCAAATTCGAACCGACAACCTCCTGATCGCCGAATGAGTGGCGACAGACGCTTGAACAACTCGGCCAGTTTGAGCCATCAGGCGAACTACAAAGTTGCAAATCTAGTCATAGGAAAAAATAAGGATACTATGAGTTCCGGCAATCCGCAATCTTTGACCTCGTCAGTCTACAGGGGTTCGCGTCGTAGCTCCAAATCGCCAGTCGCTGGGCGGAGAGCACTGTCTCCAATACGGGAAACTTCTACAGATTTATTTAACTCCGACAACGAAGATCGTATGTCGCTCCATGAGCGAGGGCGAAATAGCAGAGCAGCCAGTGTCGTTAGCTGGTCGGATCAATATTGTAGTGCATCTGGAGCAAGTAGCCCTGTCAAACACAAGCCAAGCGACAGAAGAAGGTCCGAAGCTCAGAGTGCGAGACCAAAGTGA